From Curtobacterium sp. MCBA15_012:
GGCCCGTGCGCTGCAGCCCTGCACCGAAGCGCCCCTGGGCCGCGTTCCAGATCGTGAAGACCCAGAACATCGGGATGGTCATCGACCAGACGAGCAGGCACCACGGGCACAGGTAGCCGATGACCCACACGGTCTGCGTGAACAGCCAGGTGACGAACACCCAGGCGAGGAACACGCCCGCGTTGAACGTGATCCAGAACCACCGGTGGCCGTTCCGCATGCCGGCGAGCAGCATCACGCCGACCGCGATCGGCGCGACGAAGCCCATCACGCCGATGAGCGGGTTCGGGAAGCCGAACAGCGACCCCTGCCAGCTCGTCATGACCTGCGAGCAGTTCACGAACGGGCTGACGTCGCAGCTCAGGACCGCCTGCGGGTTCTCGTACTTCTGGAACTCGTCCAGCACCAGGCGGAAGGCGGCGTACAGCGCGACGGCGCCGGTGACGATGAGGAGGACCGCCATCGCGATCGGACGACGGTGCGTGGTTGCGCTCGTGCTCACCGCGTCATCTTCGCACGCCCGTTCCGGCCCTTCCCTGGCAGGGCGTGCGACAATGGCCGAGTCGCGCGGTCCGACCGTGCGACGAGCAGAGCTTCCCGGGCCCAGCCCGGGCAACAGGTGCGGTGAGAGCGCACCGTGACCGGACGTGCGTCACTCCGACGCCGAATCCGCGTGGACCGGGTGTCCGCCGCGGAACCGGCGCGGACCGTACGAAGATGACGGACACCGGTCACAAGACAGCGACGACGGGGGCGTGGACGCCGCTCGTCACAACCGAAGGTTCCCGTGCCCGAC
This genomic window contains:
- a CDS encoding vitamin K epoxide reductase family protein yields the protein MSTSATTHRRPIAMAVLLIVTGAVALYAAFRLVLDEFQKYENPQAVLSCDVSPFVNCSQVMTSWQGSLFGFPNPLIGVMGFVAPIAVGVMLLAGMRNGHRWFWITFNAGVFLAWVFVTWLFTQTVWVIGYLCPWCLLVWSMTIPMFWVFTIWNAAQGRFGAGLQRTGRTLLPFSWAFVLANYAVVVVCILVVFPRVLSTL